The following proteins are co-located in the Maridesulfovibrio sp. genome:
- a CDS encoding OsmC family protein, which produces MAQLTVSYDRAGDKQVIDTNSKVLGEIAIDYSEIPADQRGGTAKQLLAASTLHCFCGSLAKALETRGAEYERITGTATLETGVDDKKRARVTGITLDVTVHMDEDYGFIFDRVEKIMRKGCLITASLHEAFPMTYNLHLEEL; this is translated from the coding sequence ATGGCTCAACTTACTGTTTCATACGATCGCGCAGGCGATAAACAGGTTATTGATACAAATTCCAAGGTTCTCGGCGAAATCGCTATTGATTACTCAGAGATTCCGGCTGATCAGCGTGGCGGAACTGCCAAGCAGCTTCTTGCAGCTTCTACACTGCACTGTTTTTGCGGTTCTCTTGCCAAAGCATTGGAGACCCGTGGTGCGGAGTACGAACGCATTACCGGAACCGCTACTCTTGAAACCGGTGTCGATGATAAGAAGCGTGCCCGTGTAACCGGCATCACCCTTGATGTGACCGTACACATGGATGAAGATTACGGATTTATATTTGATCGTGTTGAAAAGATCATGCGTAAGGGCTGCCTGATTACTGCCTCCCTTCATGAAGCTTTTCCCATGACCTACAATCTTCATCTCGAAGAACTGTAA